Proteins co-encoded in one Garra rufa chromosome 21, GarRuf1.0, whole genome shotgun sequence genomic window:
- the dio2 gene encoding type II iodothyronine deiodinase codes for MGMLSVDLLVTLQILPGFFSNCLFFVLYDSIVLVKRAVSLLSCSGSTGEWQRMLTTAGVRSIWNSFLLDAYKQVKLGEAAPNSKVVKVPGINRRWSVSGRTRNKCHLLDFESPDRPLVVNFGSATUPPFINQLPIFRRMVEEFSDVADFLLVYIDEAHPSDGWAAPPMENFSFEVRKHRNLEERMFAARKLLEHFSLPPQCQLVADCMDNNANVAYGVAYERVCIVQKNKIAYLGGKGPFFYNLKDIRHWLEKSYGKR; via the exons ATGGGCATGCTTAGTGTGGACCTCCTGGTAACTTTGCAGATCTTGCCGGGTTTCTTCTCCAACTGCCTGTTTTTCGTGCTGTATGATTCGATAGTGCTGGTAAAGCGTGCGGTGTCACTCCTGAGCTGTTCTGGCTCCACGGGTGAGTGGCAGCGCATGTTAACCACAGCCGGCGTGCGCTCCATATGGAACAGCTTTCTGCTGGATGCCTACAAACAG GTGAAGCTGGGCGAAGCTGCTCCAAACTCCAAGGTGGTGAAGGTCCCCGGCATCAACAGACGCTGGAGCGTCAGCGGCAGGACTCGCAACAAGTGCCATCTGCTGGACTTCGAGTCTCCCGACCGCCCGTTAGTGGTCAACTTTGGCTCGGCCACTTGACCCCCATTTATAAACCAGCTGCCGATTTTCCGGCGGATGGTTGAGGAATTTTCAGATGTGGCAGACTTCCTGCTTGTCTACATCGATGAGGCTCACCCCTCAGATGGCTGGGCAGCTCCTCCCATGGAGAACTTTTCGTTTGAAGTGAGGAAACACCGTAATCTGGAGGAGAGGATGTTTGCCGCCCGTAAACTTCTGGAGCATTTCTCTTTGCCTCCTCAGTGCCAATTGGTGGCAGATTGCATGGACAACAACGCCAACGTAGCCTACGGTGTGGCCTACGAGCGGGTCTGCATCGTACAGAAGAATAAAATCGCTTACCTCGGGGGTAAGGGTCCATTTTTCTACAACCTTAAAGATATTCGGCACTGGCTCGAGAAGAGCTACGGGAAGCGGTAA